DNA sequence from the Scylla paramamosain isolate STU-SP2022 chromosome 4, ASM3559412v1, whole genome shotgun sequence genome:
AGTATTCATGTGCCAAGATGACCCACATGTTATAGCTTACAGGCAAGTAACTTATGGAGACAGCACAGAGACACCTTGTGGTGTCTAGGCACTAAATGCAGTGTGATGACTATAAGCTTCTGTATAACACTGTTTAAAATTACTCATACACGCATGACCTTCCAGTACAACATTAAATAACTGTGGGGCTTCACACTTACATGTGAAGAATGTGGAGTGATGGGTTAGGTGAAAAGAAACGGACAGCAATGTTTGGGCCATAATGAGATGACAAAGGATAAATGAAGTATAAAGGTATTATTGTATGAATGAAATTGAAAACCTTAATGGGAGAAGACCACTTCGAAGATGGAAAGATTTGGTAATGTATATGTGTGAAAGATGTGCAACTGGAGATGGTGTATTGAACAAGCAAGAAGGGTGTTCATAAAGGGAGAGTGATAGAATACAATgatataacaacaacacctgctgctctttctctctttgaaaGTGTCTCCACAAATAGAAATATCACATCTTGCACCTCTTTCCATCCATTGTCCCTGCTTACATACCATTTCctcaattaaataaaaattatcaAGTATGTTTTTAGCTTTCAAGTGattttattaatctgtcactagaaccataaaaaacacccttaaaaacttgcGTTTCTTCAACTAAAGCCTATTTAAAATAGTCAAGGTACAGGCAAGTGTTTCAGAAATGATCCCTGGCTTCAGCCCTTTCCATCTCCCAATGTTTCTTGCCTATCTCAGTgtaacacacacaaagcactgACAAAGATTTTTCTGCATTACCTATCAAATGCCCTTACATAGCACTGTTAGGAAAGCTACGCATGAAACTCAGTACCTTATATAAATGAAACATTAACTAAATAGGAAATAAGGACTAACTTATTCAGGGTGTAGCAGAAATACCTCCCATATTTTAAACTTTCACCTATGTGTAGCTAATTAATTTATGCAAAGTGTCAATGATGTCTTCATTTagctattgatttttttttttttttttttttttttttttttttttttcagatacccTTGTCTAGCAGTAGGTTTGGACTGGTGCACATCTTGCTTTTactgtcgaaaaaaaaaatggtgaatcTGTAATTGCACCACAAATCTTTTTGAATTAATTGCATTTTAGGTTGGAATGATGCCATTCCAGATAGAAAAGCATGCTATGGGTTGCAAATTTCAGAGtgcccaataaaaaaaatttgcttATTCATACAGCCTGAGAGATGAAAGTGAGTTTCATCACTCATGAGAACAGCATTTGCAGAAACATTCTGAAGGATATTGTCACATCATGACAAGCAAACATCCCAGCTGTGTTCATGCAGTTTCTGAACAATCATTAATTTGGAACTCCAGATTAATGTGTAGAATTCTTCAGACTGTTTGATCAGATAATCCCAAGGCAGAAGCATGTTTACAAACTGAACATGTAGTAGACTGAGCAACAAAGTCTCAGCTCAAACACTTCCTGGAGTTCAAGTGTCTTGAAGTCTTTCAGATGGCTTTCTTTTAAGTGGTGAGCCTGTGGCTCTGAAATTTGCAGCCCAAAGCAgtactgtttttctgtctggAACAGCATCATTCCAACCATCATTAACGATCtgctaaaccaaacttcttgtcctatccactcctacgcttatgataccaccctgcacttttccatgtcttttcatcaATGCCCAacacttcagaaagtaaacagttcatgcagggaagccacagaatgtctgacttctgatccctctaaaatttttattggggaagagcaaacttagtattgttcaattccTCAAAAACCCAATAACTCTGTCTattaacttgacacaaccttccaaactatctaatcttcttcagtgatactcaactgtccccctcttctacattgaacatccctAGTCTGAtaacctaaactggaaacttcacatctcatctgtagctaaaacagcttctacaaATTTAGacattctgagttgtctctgccagtttttctcacccccaccagctgctaactcagtaAAGGGGTCTTTTCcatcatgtatggagtatgcttcacatgtgtggggggggttccactcacaccattcttttagacagggtagaattaaaatcttttcatcttatcaactcctctcttctaactgactgtcttcagccttttttctcatcactgcaatgttgcatctcttgctatcttctaccgctgttttcatgccagctgctcttctgaccttgcgaattgccttgctgcacaagactttcttctttctttcacccctattctgtcctctcttaatgcaagagttaaccactattctcatacatctctttctctgataaactccggaactccctgcctgcttctgtatttccaccttcttatgacttgaactctttcaagagagaggtttcaaaacactcatCCTGTATTTTTTACTAATGCTTTTGACTTTGTATCAGGACCGGCACcacgttatttatttttttatttttttcggccagtgccccttctacataaaaaaaatctgtaataAGTTTGAAAAGCTCTTTGTGTTGCAATTACAGATTCATAATTCTTCAAAAATGTTTCTACAACAAAAGCATGATGTGCACTATTCCATATCATATTGCTAGATGAGGTATCTGAAAAATAGTGGTAATCATTAACTTAATGAAGACATCATTGGCACTTGCATAAGTTCCTTAGCAACACATACAGGTGAAAGTTTAAAATATATGAGCTATTTCTGCTGCACcctgtattttattgtttattgcacttcacttaaactctttcaagaggaaggcttaaaaacacttctttAATTTTGGATAATGCTTTTGGTTCCACTCTTTAGGAACTTGGACTTCAttaaatccttttttttctttttatcaaccATTTTGAATCCCTTGGTTAGATCCCATCTtacataatagtaataattatcaTGCTGCCTTATGTtgtgtatgtatacatgtggtactttaaaaaaataataaaaaagtatcATCAGTAAAGTCATAAATCTGACTGATGAGTTATGTTGTGCTTTTATTCTACACCCAAAATCAAATTCTTAAGCCAAAGGTCTGAGTGGGTGTGTCTTACTGCCTCAGACAAGATTTTGAACCCCATATGATTTGCCGTTTTGTACTTACAGATCTCAAAATGTGAAGTGGGACCCAAAACTTGCATTGACCAGTGGAGGGAATTGGTTTTACAATATAAATTTCACATATAGCAAAAGGAGGCATCAGTCAAATTTACCTTCATTTCACCTCAGACAGTGGAAGGCATCAGTTAGATTCACCACCTTCATTTCAACTCAGGCAGTGAGAGGCATCAATTCCCATCCTAATTTCATCTTGGGCATGTCAGTTTCATCTCAAGTAAAACATGACATAACATTATCATGCCCTTTATCATCTTACAGTATTTTTCAGTTCTGTGATTCATTCCTGAAGTTAATTCTTTCATTCTCATCACTGCATACATTACTCAAATCCATGGGTAGAAGTGGTAGGACTTCACATGTGAAAGGGATGACAGTGAAGAttgcattagtgaggtagaCAGAAAATGGATGAGGGAGGTTGTGGGAAGTAGGTAAGGCCATGCTATTAGCAGAttcagaagaacagtaaccatgAAAATAACAGCGTAAGATAGTTGGAGATGCAATACTGCTGTGAAGTGTAAAGAAAATAGTTGAAGACAGTCTGTTAAAAGACGGGAGTTTATGAGAAAAGCCTTTGACTCCACCCTGTTCAGTAAGgctgtatgagtggaaccctttAATATATAGAAGTCATACCCCCAAAGCtcagatgaagaggaaaatttaGCAAGAAGGTTGATCTACAAACAACAATAGTTTCATGAATTAACCAGTAAAATTATGGTTACCAACCCTTTAATTATTACAGTGGTGTAATTAACTATTacactattaacagtggtgttcctcagggttctgtcctgtcacccactccttattattcattaatgatcttctaaatcaaacttcttgtcctatccactcctgcgctgatgataccaccctgcactttttcacgtcttttcatagacgtccaacccttcaggagttaaacatatcacgcagggaagccacagaacgcctgacttctgatctttctaaaatttctgattggggcagagcaaacttggtattgttcaatgcctcaaaaactcaattcctccatctatcaactcaacacaaccttccagacaactatccccttcttcaatgacactcaactgtccccctcttctacactgaacatcctcggtctgccccttacttataatctgaactggaaacttcacatctcatctctagctaaaacagcttctatgaagttaggcgttctgagacgtctccgccagtttttctcacccccccagctgataactctgtacaagggccttatccgtccatgtatggagtatgcttcacatgtctgagggggttccactcatactgctcttctagacagggtggaatcaaaagcttttcgtctcatcaactcctctcctctaactgactatcatcagcctctctctcaccgccgcaatgttgcatatctagctgtcttctaccgctattttcatgctaactgctcttctgatcttgctaactgcatgcctcccctccttccgtggcctcgctgcacaagactttcttctttctctcacccctattctgtccacctctctaacgcaagagttaaccagtattctcaatctttcatccctttctctggtaaactctggaactccctgccagcttctgtatttccaccttcgtatgatttgaattccttcaagagggaggtttcaagacacttattcatcaatttttgaccactgctttgacccttttatgggactggcatttcagtgggcatttttttattagatttttgttgcccttggccagtgtccttcctacataaaaaaaaaaaaaaaaaattcttaacaGCACATATGTATTTCGATTTTCAGTCACTAACATGGGGTTAACTAACTAACATGAGTAACTAGGGTCAACTAATTTAAAATGTTCTTAAACTTGGCAAGCACTTCATTCAGACCTGAACACGCCCGTTGGTCTGTTTGCCCATCAAGACTGGAACTCcgccttattttccttttccatttttttttttttcgatttcatTTAGGGAAAGAAGTATCAAGAACCTGTTTAGAGCCAAATTAAATAAGATTAGAACACTTTTTCTATTCACCTTTAAGAAAACAAGTGAACTGCTGGTTATTGAAGCGTTGCGtagattttgttgcccttgggtaggtctacttttcattttattcccaTTGATTAGATTTTTGTTCGGTATCTCATGATATATTCAAGAATAGGTGGATATTACTGATgacgatgaaaaggaaaagagggtaactggaataaaaaaaaaaaagttgaacaaGGAGCAAACCAAGGTTTTCGTGCACTTGAGTGGCTGCCTATAGGAATGCAACCGTTTTCAACTATTGCATCAGGCAGCACACCTAATGTCCTACCTACAACACCACCATTGTTCGTGTGTGTCGAGGCGTGTGTGTACATACGAGTTACATGTGACCGAGCATCGCTGTTATCGGGGGATATCATATGTTGACACCTGCAGGTAAGATTATGTGCGCTTCGCCAGACGCATACATAGCTATTGTCCTCTCTTCAGAGCTGGCATCATGCTGTGTGTGCGGTTGCTGTTGCTGGCAGCGGCTGTGGGGGCCGACGAAGTGCGGTATACAGGCGCGGTGCTGGAACATGAACCCTACAGTAGTTGGGAGTCAGGAGGGCTTGCCATCTTGCAAGAGAATGCCCGCATATTCCTGGAGCACGCCGCCTTAGCCAGGCAGCAGGTGAGGCGGTATAGCAAACATAATATTAAAATATAGTTAAATACTTATACATCTTTAATACTATTATGATAGCATGTCATATTGTTTTACTGCTTGAAGCAAACTTTGAATTTGCTGAAGTATTTTCGCAGACGCAAAACAGTAAAGTTGCATAAAAATCGGCGCAAATGCAAATTTGTAAACGAAATCACTTTCATACTTTAGGGATTTGCAGTGTGCAGAGGTGCCTAGCATTTGAGTGGTTAAAGCCGCGTGACTAGAATGTATGCCACGAGTGATTAATATGTGTAACACTCTTGACTTGGCTTAATTGACTTGGTTAATTGACTTATTCCCCGAGGGAATAGCGAGGGGCTTATAATTTTGTTACTACACATCTCTGCAACCCATCGCTCTGCCTGGGCCCTGGAGGATACAACGATTATTTGGCCAGGAGCatcttttggtgtccatcgcatataaaaatttCGATTTGTCTCGGAAATACTCTCTGAATTGTAACTTTTGACggcgcatctttcttattttaagACATTTTTTCGTCAGACTCACCATTTTtccgtattttgcatatttcgatttatcgcCATGTGAGCGAAGGTTTCTTCCTCGCAACTCGCGCAattatcgcctcatcactacagatcaAGTTCGGGCGCGCAAAATGCGCGAATTATTTGctataactcacttcatatacgggatagccagttttggttcacaccatcagactcagcagtggCTGTTgaatcaagatgtattgtaaaaacttgagaaaacaaaacaaaaaaaaaaaaggtattgcGACGAGTTGAACCGTGAagatgttagaaaaaaaaatatataacatgttttacttatgctcgctattttcaacagctattcattgaatgctgaaatatattattacattaagtaggaaaaactctCATGAACACGATAGTGTTATCAGAATGCAGATTaagctccacatattgaaaataCTGTCATTTATGGGAACATGTCACTCGCCGCAACCATCATGGTAGCGTGACACTTGGCGTGGGGCGTGCAAGCGGGAGGTCTGCGACGCGTCAAAAATTTTGAATCCCCCAGTCGCTGGGGGAAGGTCCTTTATTAACTTGCTCCGCTGCTTAAAGTACCTATTACCTATTTTTTTAAAACCACCGCATTAACGGGGATCGGGGGTCAGCGGCAGCTGTAGCGCCGCTACTTCGTAGAACTCTTCGAAGCATCTGGTTGCTAGTCCTCGAGGGGCGTGTTAATTCTGTATGCAACaatgtgaagagaaaataatgagacagTTTATTGCAAAGGGGAACAATAATATAAGAAAGAATGTAACTCACAttaggaaggtaaaaaaaaaaagatatatatatatatatatatatatatatatatatatatatatatatatatatatatatatatatatatatatatatatagatagatagatagatagatagatagatagatagatagatagatagatagatagataaataaataagttagtAGAAAACTGAAAATTTCTGTGCGAAATTATACAAGAGAACATAAAGCGCTCAACAGTGGCAGCTTGCATAATATCAAACAGCAATGGGACTGTTCCACGCGACGAGGGAAAATCATATTAGAAGATGGATTAAGAACACCAGACCCgaattagtaaataaaaataattattgaaCATTTCCAACATCAATTAGGTGTAtccaaaactgaataaaaatttGAAGAGGAGTAGTGTTGTTAATAGAAAGTTTCCTTTATACTTTGTTTCTACAACTGAGAACCACAAGTCTTCTTAAATTGAATAGGTAGACCACACAGTAAGTGCAGTGGCTTGAGAGACGTTACATCGAAGTTGTGATTGGCAATGGACCGGTAACTGGATTTTCCCGGCACTTCTTGAAGGGCGCCGACATCATGGTGTTCCCGGAGTACGGCCTCACCAGCACCAACCTGGAGGGCGGCGATGTGTTGTCTCTTGCCCAGGTGGTGCCGCATCCAGCAGACCAGGTGGTGCTGTGCTTCCTCAACCAGACCAGCAGCCACACCCAGGTAGGTCCTGGCTCAGCGATGATGGCAGCGGATTATAGGTGGTAGAGGTGCGTGAGTtgtgattgtggtagtggtggtagtagtgttatcTCTGGTGGCACGTACTTGTGGTAACGGTGCAACGATACGAGTCAGGTTTGGGTACAATTCAAAGTACTTGTACAGTATTAGGTATGCATTTATTACAGATGCAAACACACTTGAATtaatgaggaaaagtaaaaataaatgaaataaaaaatacgtaGCATTTGGACTTTGTTTGTCAAGCACATCATAAGATTAAAGTAATATAACTATAATGCATACCACACGTGCGGTTACTAGTTATAGGAGGTATGGTAAAGAATGCAAGGTAAGTGATGAACAAAGATGTCCCCTGATGTCAGATGAACACCCAACCCCTTATTGTGGCGGGAATTCCGTCCTTATCATAACAGATATTCATaatcttcgtttctctctctctctctctctctctctctctctctcgaaacgaaacgaaacgaaacgaaaaagtaaagtatattatgaatggtacccaacttaaaagtgtagacagcgaaattgatttaggagtaacaatatcaagaagcctaaaacctagccaacaatgttcagaagttgtaaagaaagaaaaataaaataactggcTTAATCTGCAGAtcatttgaatataaatctaaagatATGACCCTTACTCTATATAACTCCCTGATTCGTCCCCTTTCGGGATATTGCTctcaagcatggtgcccctattaccagaaagacataaattagaacgagttcagtgtagagtaacaaaaaattataccatgcctaagaaacaaatcgtAAGAAGATCGTCTTAAAGAATTATATCTATTCCCATTAACATAAAGAAGACTAAAAGACGACTTAATAcaagtgtttaaaatcatcaaagccattgataacatggactgtaGTAAGTATTTCACAATAGATTATtgaaattacacgcgaggaaacgtctgcaaaattgttgggaaatccttcagcgcacttgaataaaaaaatatttctttcatcATGTCGTCAATCTATGGAATGgtcttcctcgagacgtgatataCTGCAATACCATAGGTAATTTTAAACGCCgttttgataaatattttgcctcaaATCCGCGGTTAACAGCGTTTGTCTGTTAGAGATTAAAATTTCTTGCCTCCAGAAAATGGAGGGACTTCATTTCATCCATTTtaattctttcctataaaatttccttcgggttttttaCTTCTCTAATCCCGcaaggtatttatttccgacctgtttcctgTATGGCTTACGCCGGAGGGAATGGAGGGCGGGGAGAGAACCCTTtcctttgctgtccttttctcctACTATCACCTTTGTAGTCCTAGGATAGgccacctcgtgaggaccgcaaggcctgttgtggcctgtatctctctctctctctctctctctctctctctctctctctctctctctctgaaatgcaATTAACCATATTTTCTTCCAAGTATGCCAGTGTAGCAGTTGAAACTTTTATTCGGGGTATGATGTGTGTTTTGAGAAGGATCAGTCCCATGCACCGCGTCTATACCAGCACGGTAATGTGGAGAATCTCACGCCGATGCAGGTGTTGCGTGAGCTCAGCTGCGGTGCGGCCCAACTAAAGCTGTACCTCGTAGTGGACCTTATAGAGCTGGTCCACTGCAGCCCTAACCAAATACTGGATTGCCCCGACGTGGGGTACTACCTGTACAACACCCAGGTGGTTCTGGACCACTGTGGGGCGCTGGTGGCCAGGTAAGAAGTCTATACTTCCTTAGAATACTTCTGTGAGCGAGCTCCAGTTTGTTACTTTGTTTGAAGCTGCGAAGTTCTCTCCAACATAAATGGACTCACCAGTACACAAGTGAAACACTGTTTTCCAATTTTCCCAGTTACTCATGCGTCACCAGGATTTGTACTGCCTGGATTAACTATAACTAGTCTTGGAAGAAGTCATCAAATACCTGAGTCTGATTTATTTCACTCTTCTTTGTCACCACTGTAATCATGTACAAGTTGCTGTTGTATGAGGAGTGTTGGTGGTGTGCATTATAGCTGGTTTCTGTAGGTACCGCAAGAAGCACCTGTTCCTGGAGCCAGGGTTCATCCCTGGCGACGAGAGTGACGCCACCGCAGTCTTCACTACTGACTTCGGCGTCACCTTTACGTTGCAGGTAGACTGTACATATGAAGCGTCAGGCCTATGGCAAAGAACCGACCTTACTTTTAACggagttttatatatttttttttttctgtagttgtTTTGAAGCTTTCCAGTGTCtctcataggaaaaaaaaaagacatatatatatatatatatatatagagagagagagagagagagagagagagagagagagagagagagagagagagagagagagagagagagagagagagagagcctgtgcATGTTCTTCGGGTTGTGTGGAGTCCCTGGAGAAGCtaagctgactgtcttcagcagaTCTGCTTCGACATCATGTACGAGTCTCCGGGCTTGGCCAACGTGGAGGGCGGAGTGCGCGATGTGGCAATGAGCACAGCCTGGATAGACGAGCTGCCCTTCCTCACAGGTCCGTGGCGCTGCTTGAGAGCGAACTGAGATAACTTCTTGTGAAGtagtattcattatttattgaaTTATTATCTGGATAAATATCTAGATAACTAGATTATCCATCTTTCTATCTAGATTctaaatatatagatataaataaatatttctttatacacttatctatttattaatgtgtgtgtgtgtgtgtgtgtgtgtgtgtgtgtgtgtgggcgcgcgcACTCGCGCAGCTCCCCAGATGTTTCGGGCCTGGAGCGCTGGGCTGGGGGTAAACCTGCTGGTCGCCAACTACCACAACACAGCGAAGGGCATGCTGGGGTCTGGCCTCTTCCCAGGTGCCCCTCGACAACTATCGTCCTACACTTACGACCACAACGGCGGCATCACCCTCCTTGTGGCGTCCCTCACCACTAACACGTCTACTGGCCACGCGACGAGGGTGTCCAGGCCCAGAAAGGACTTATTGGAGGATGGGAAACAACATGAAGGAGCACAACAGAAGCCACAGCTGCAGGACA
Encoded proteins:
- the LOC135099687 gene encoding biotinidase-like isoform X4; translation: MQPFSTIASGSTPNVLPTTPPLAGIMLCVRLLLLAAAVGADEVRYTGAVLEHEPYSSWESGGLAILQENARIFLEHAALARQQGADIMVFPEYGLTSTNLEGGDVLSLAQVVPHPADQVVLCFLNQTSSHTQVLRELSCGAAQLKLYLVVDLIELVHCSPNQILDCPDVGYYLYNTQVVLDHCGALVARYRKKHLFLEPGFIPGDESDATAVFTTDFGVTFTLQICFDIMYESPGLANVEGGVRDVAMSTAWIDELPFLTGPMALLARLEAIHRRLERLKESPDIIVNYVVLDMFTNLLPGPLARRALNTHGVTLVASNLPGPQETIHMFGGVVDDIMFWIPNKSRTGIGVSMLSYRGQVRLGLNVDTALVNSEEVAQQLLEDTIVQTRSLLKELGAVEIEPEAMLSDTVSAVSETELLLGEGKQLPLRPNQPPRVRPATLTHKN
- the LOC135099687 gene encoding biotinidase-like isoform X2; amino-acid sequence: MQPFSTIASGSTPNVLPTTPPLAGIMLCVRLLLLAAAVGADEVRYTGAVLEHEPYSSWESGGLAILQENARIFLEHAALARQQGADIMVFPEYGLTSTNLEGGDVLSLAQVVPHPADQVVLCFLNQTSSHTQVLRELSCGAAQLKLYLVVDLIELVHCSPNQILDCPDVGYYLYNTQVVLDHCGALVARYRKKHLFLEPGFIPGDESDATAVFTTDFGVTFTLQICFDIMYESPGLANVEGGVRDVAMSTAWIDELPFLTAPQMFRAWSAGLGVNLLVANYHNTAKGMLGSGLFPGAPRQLSSYTYDHNGGITLLVASLTTNTSTGHATRVSRPRKDLLEDGKQHEGAQQKPQLQDMVFIHEDLSRYNHLLLEEAASSVTASLCHNDGLCCNVSYTFPGNTSMTGHYMLLAYSGLVEKGGGVYSMYIQVCSVVFCLSDEVNSCARVEGEDPPLASSFLLQEVSGMFGTLHVFPSVMRRDLTLVSEHLWDFNSIPLSRDQRKTVIHVTGETGPLLSVTLMGRWYQRDLV
- the LOC135099687 gene encoding pantetheinase-like isoform X3, translating into MLCVRLLLLAAAVGADEVRYTGAVLEHEPYSSWESGGLAILQENARIFLEHAALARQQGADIMVFPEYGLTSTNLEGGDVLSLAQVVPHPADQVVLCFLNQTSSHTQVLRELSCGAAQLKLYLVVDLIELVHCSPNQILDCPDVGYYLYNTQVVLDHCGALVARYRKKHLFLEPGFIPGDESDATAVFTTDFGVTFTLQICFDIMYESPGLANVEGGVRDVAMSTAWIDELPFLTAPQMFRAWSAGLGVNLLVANYHNTAKGMLGSGLFPGAPRQLSSYTYDHNGGITLLVASLTTNTSTGHATRVSRPRKDLLEDGKQHEGAQQKPQLQDMVFIHEDLSRYNHLLLEEAASSVTASLCHNDGLCCNVSYTFPGNTSMTGHYMLLAYSGLVEKGGGVYSMYIQVCSVVFCLSDEVNSCARVEGEDPPLASSFLLQEVSGMFGTLHVFPSVMRRDLTLVSEHLWDFNSIPLSRDQRKTVIHVTGETGPLLSVTLMGRWYQRDLV